The proteins below come from a single Tissierella sp. MB52-C2 genomic window:
- a CDS encoding mechanosensitive ion channel family protein — MKDIIEKFDYLRNNIERYIKKDTGDFNILGKLIKIFIIILVIRSIVSLINKLIDKTLKNKRGTNFFVDSKRANTIAEVLKKLFKYILFFIGAVIVLDMFNINTTSILATAGIGGLAIGFGAQSLVKDVITGFFILFEDQYAVGDYISVESMEGTVEELGFRVTKIRDFSGDLYIIPNGMIQIVTNKTRGAMRALVEVFVSYEEDIDKITKILEGICLDIKKNNDSVLDGPTILGITDLGESNISLTIIAKTKPMEQWAVERQIRKKVKEAFAKENIKRPYPKTVIFGGKENDIEI; from the coding sequence ATGAAAGATATTATAGAAAAATTTGATTATCTAAGAAATAATATAGAAAGATATATAAAGAAAGATACTGGAGATTTTAATATTCTAGGAAAACTCATAAAGATATTTATTATAATCTTAGTAATAAGATCAATAGTTTCTTTAATAAATAAACTTATAGACAAGACTCTAAAGAATAAAAGAGGTACAAACTTTTTTGTTGACAGTAAAAGAGCTAATACCATTGCTGAGGTCTTGAAAAAACTATTTAAATATATTTTATTTTTTATAGGCGCGGTAATAGTTCTAGATATGTTCAATATCAATACTACCTCTATACTTGCTACTGCGGGAATTGGTGGATTGGCCATAGGTTTTGGTGCTCAATCTTTAGTTAAGGATGTTATTACTGGATTTTTCATATTATTCGAAGACCAGTATGCAGTTGGAGATTATATAAGTGTGGAATCCATGGAAGGTACTGTTGAAGAGCTGGGGTTTAGAGTTACAAAGATTAGAGATTTTTCGGGTGACTTATATATAATTCCCAATGGTATGATTCAAATTGTAACTAATAAAACTAGAGGTGCCATGAGAGCATTAGTAGAGGTATTTGTATCCTATGAAGAAGACATAGATAAGATTACTAAAATATTAGAAGGTATTTGTCTAGATATTAAAAAGAATAATGATTCTGTATTAGATGGACCTACTATACTAGGAATTACAGACTTAGGAGAATCAAATATATCGCTTACCATAATAGCTAAAACTAAGCCTATGGAACAATGGGCAGTTGAAAGACAAATAAGAAAAAAGGTTAAGGAAGCTTTTGCTAAAGAGAATATAAAGAGACCTTATCCCAAAACAGTAATATTTGGAGGAAAAGAAAATGATATTGAAATATGA
- the pstB gene encoding phosphate ABC transporter ATP-binding protein PstB, with protein MDKIVVENLNLYYGDFQALKNININIPKNRITAFIGPSGCGKSTFLKALNRMNDLVSDCKIEGKVLVDKENIYDDGNININNLRKRIGMVFQKPNPFPMSIYDNIAFGPRTHGIKSKSELDEIVEKSLKNAAIFNEVKDRLKKNALELSGGQQQRICIARALAVEPEVLLLDEPTSALDPISTIKIEELVEDLKDIYTIVMVTHNMQQATRISDKTAFFLSGELVEFDDTDIIFSNPKDKRTEDYITGRFG; from the coding sequence ATGGATAAAATCGTAGTTGAAAATTTAAATCTATATTATGGGGATTTTCAAGCCCTTAAAAATATAAATATAAATATTCCCAAAAATCGTATTACTGCTTTTATAGGTCCTTCTGGTTGTGGTAAATCTACATTTCTTAAAGCCCTTAATAGAATGAATGATTTAGTTTCTGATTGTAAAATAGAAGGTAAAGTTTTAGTAGATAAAGAGAATATTTATGATGACGGAAATATAAATATAAATAATTTAAGAAAACGTATAGGTATGGTTTTTCAAAAACCAAATCCTTTTCCAATGAGTATATATGATAATATCGCCTTTGGTCCTCGTACTCATGGAATAAAATCAAAAAGTGAATTAGATGAAATAGTAGAAAAAAGCCTTAAGAATGCTGCCATATTCAATGAAGTAAAGGACAGGCTAAAGAAAAACGCCCTAGAACTTTCCGGTGGACAACAGCAAAGGATATGTATAGCAAGGGCTTTAGCTGTTGAACCAGAGGTACTCTTATTGGATGAACCTACAAGTGCTCTTGATCCAATATCCACCATCAAAATCGAAGAATTAGTTGAGGACTTGAAGGATATTTATACTATAGTTATGGTGACTCATAATATGCAGCAGGCAACTCGTATCTCCGATAAAACTGCATTCTTCTTATCAGGAGAATTAGTTGAATTTGATGATACAGATATTATATTCTCTAATCCAAAAGATAAACGTACTGAAGATTATATTACTGGAAGATTTGGTTAA
- the phoU gene encoding phosphate signaling complex protein PhoU has translation MRSKFDKELQLLNEELIDMGNIVESSIETAVTALIEQDADLARRIVENDREVDEIEKSIESRCLKLLLQQQPVASDLRMISSALKIITDMERIGDQAADISEITIRLVGQKYIKKITHIPQMAAATIKMVRDSINAFVKKDLELVKTVIDYDDEVDALFHVVKNELIELIRESVENGEQAVDLLMIAKYLERIGDHAENISEWVYYSITGEHYVRNY, from the coding sequence ATGAGAAGTAAATTTGATAAAGAATTACAGTTATTAAATGAAGAGCTTATCGATATGGGAAATATTGTTGAAAGCTCCATAGAAACTGCTGTCACTGCTCTCATAGAGCAAGATGCAGATTTGGCAAGAAGAATTGTAGAAAATGATAGGGAAGTAGATGAAATAGAAAAAAGCATAGAAAGCAGATGCTTAAAACTCTTATTACAACAACAACCTGTAGCTAGTGATCTAAGAATGATCTCTTCAGCACTAAAGATAATTACAGATATGGAAAGAATAGGGGATCAGGCTGCTGATATTTCTGAAATAACCATTAGACTTGTGGGACAAAAATATATAAAGAAAATCACCCATATTCCACAAATGGCAGCAGCTACAATTAAAATGGTACGTGATAGTATAAATGCCTTTGTAAAGAAAGATTTAGAGCTTGTAAAGACTGTTATAGACTATGACGATGAAGTAGATGCACTATTTCATGTAGTAAAAAACGAATTAATTGAACTTATTAGAGAAAGTGTGGAAAATGGAGAACAGGCCGTAGACCTACTTATGATAGCTAAATATCTGGAGAGAATTGGTGACCATGCAGAAAATATTTCTGAATGGGTTTATTATTCTATTACGGGAGAGCATTATGTAAGGAATTATTGA
- the yedF gene encoding sulfurtransferase-like selenium metabolism protein YedF, translated as MRIEVDARGELCPRPVIMTKKELDNLKKGVITTIVDNEVARDNVSKLAQSCGCSFIIDSKDNDYYIHITKDGAVEDTIVKDTINVSIPSKTKDLTISIASDKMGVGGEELGKILMKSFIYTIRETTPFPTTMVFLNSGVNLTCEDSPVLEDLKELAKSGVEIISCGTCLDYYNLKDKIQVGEIGNMYAIYEKMRNANNTLNIG; from the coding sequence ATGAGAATAGAAGTAGATGCAAGAGGCGAACTTTGCCCTAGACCAGTTATAATGACTAAAAAAGAATTAGATAATTTAAAAAAGGGAGTAATTACTACAATAGTAGATAATGAAGTAGCTAGAGATAATGTATCAAAATTAGCTCAATCCTGTGGGTGTAGCTTTATAATAGATAGTAAGGACAATGATTATTATATTCATATTACTAAGGATGGGGCAGTAGAAGATACTATAGTAAAAGATACTATTAATGTTTCTATTCCAAGTAAGACTAAGGATTTAACCATATCCATAGCTTCAGATAAAATGGGTGTTGGTGGAGAAGAATTAGGTAAGATTTTAATGAAAAGCTTTATATATACCATAAGAGAAACTACTCCATTTCCAACTACAATGGTGTTTTTAAATTCCGGTGTCAATTTAACCTGTGAAGATTCACCTGTGCTGGAAGACCTAAAGGAGTTAGCAAAATCAGGTGTTGAAATTATTTCCTGTGGAACTTGTTTAGATTATTATAATCTAAAGGATAAAATTCAAGTTGGAGAAATAGGAAATATGTATGCTATATATGAGAAAATGAGAAACGCAAACAATACTTTAAATATCGGGTAG
- a CDS encoding DUF951 domain-containing protein codes for MLKYDTGDIITLKKGHPCGENKWEIMRTGADIKLRCLGCDRQIWIPRIDFNKRIRKILVEDKWISIIHYKGKENNEEGIDGKFPIDEL; via the coding sequence ATATTGAAATATGATACTGGAGATATTATAACTTTAAAAAAGGGTCATCCTTGTGGAGAAAATAAGTGGGAAATCATGCGTACTGGTGCAGATATAAAACTTAGATGTTTAGGTTGTGATAGACAGATTTGGATACCAAGGATAGACTTTAATAAAAGAATTAGAAAGATTTTAGTGGAAGATAAGTGGATTAGTATAATTCATTATAAAGGTAAAGAAAATAATGAAGAGGGAATTGATGGAAAATTCCCAATAGATGAACTTTAA
- a CDS encoding DUF4097 family beta strand repeat-containing protein produces the protein MKEEKMMILSMLEEGKITSQEAIKLMEALEDIEFPKETQNIKEEKDEKHKEREVFKPIFNSLEDIGSDIGSALSNMFEGLKGIGNSFNFIGNYETVVTDLDMDLSGIENPSLDFKAINGSIKLRPADDNKLIIKSTCKYKNGLLNLNEPYFDFYADENKIIFNPKYNSNISISLDVFVPKQDYDEIILSSSNGKIDIEELNTNILKCVTNNSSIDILDVNSKEMDLSTKNSRIECRDTRSIFLKATTSNSNIYLMDVIATEIDAKTANAKIVVNDIDAFNVVLKTSNSPIEVEDITCDIINLTTSNSKIDLDNIDIDRVKDVELHTSNGSINLEINKIDRDIYFDLETSIGNISLEIPDLVYKINKQANLGFRKIVAHSVNFDESQDSAKFIASTSNGSIKIY, from the coding sequence TTGAAAGAGGAAAAAATGATGATTTTATCAATGCTTGAAGAAGGCAAAATAACATCTCAAGAAGCAATTAAATTAATGGAAGCATTAGAGGATATAGAATTTCCTAAAGAAACTCAAAATATTAAAGAAGAAAAAGATGAAAAACATAAGGAGAGAGAAGTATTTAAACCTATTTTTAACAGTCTAGAAGATATTGGGTCCGATATAGGCAGTGCTTTGTCTAATATGTTTGAAGGTCTTAAAGGTATAGGTAATTCTTTTAACTTTATAGGTAATTATGAAACTGTAGTTACAGATTTAGATATGGATTTATCAGGAATTGAAAACCCAAGTTTAGATTTTAAAGCCATTAATGGCAGTATAAAGCTTAGACCAGCAGATGATAATAAGCTTATTATTAAGTCCACTTGTAAGTATAAAAATGGACTACTAAACCTAAATGAACCTTATTTCGATTTTTATGCAGATGAAAATAAAATAATATTCAACCCAAAATATAATAGCAACATATCCATTAGTTTAGATGTTTTTGTACCAAAACAAGATTATGATGAAATAATATTAAGTTCTAGCAACGGAAAAATAGATATAGAAGAACTAAATACTAATATCTTAAAATGTGTAACAAACAATTCCTCCATTGATATTCTAGACGTAAATAGCAAGGAAATGGATTTATCGACTAAAAATAGTAGGATAGAATGTAGAGATACTAGGTCAATTTTTTTAAAGGCTACAACTTCTAACTCCAATATATATTTAATGGATGTTATTGCAACGGAAATAGATGCTAAAACAGCAAACGCTAAAATAGTAGTAAATGATATAGATGCTTTTAACGTAGTATTGAAAACCTCAAACTCTCCTATTGAAGTAGAAGATATTACATGCGATATAATCAATCTAACTACATCTAATAGTAAGATTGATTTAGATAATATAGATATAGATAGAGTTAAGGATGTTGAATTGCATACTTCCAATGGCTCTATTAATTTAGAAATCAATAAAATCGATAGAGATATTTATTTTGACTTAGAAACATCTATTGGAAATATATCTCTTGAAATACCAGATTTAGTATATAAAATAAATAAACAAGCAAATCTAGGTTTTAGAAAAATAGTGGCTCATAGTGTTAATTTTGACGAAAGTCAGGACTCTGCTAAGTTTATTGCATCAACATCTAATGGTTCAATAAAAATATATTAG
- a CDS encoding DUF3343 domain-containing protein — MIKETYGVTTYKSTHHTIQAEGVFKEKEISFRTIPTPREITVSCGLAIIFALDDLPKVKDMVNNEEINVDSIYKYTKSGSGNKAEKID; from the coding sequence ATGATAAAAGAAACTTATGGAGTAACTACTTATAAATCTACACATCATACTATTCAGGCGGAAGGAGTATTTAAAGAGAAAGAAATAAGCTTTAGAACTATACCTACTCCAAGAGAAATTACTGTTAGCTGTGGATTAGCCATTATTTTTGCATTGGACGATTTGCCAAAGGTAAAGGATATGGTAAATAATGAGGAAATAAATGTAGATAGTATATATAAATATACAAAAAGTGGATCAGGTAATAAAGCTGAGAAGATAGATTAA
- a CDS encoding ATP-binding protein produces the protein MERKIYYNLAAIATITAIITSIVLVFLFYDFYNPEDITDIVKIDTYDYDSVPEAKDSNSYYDLNIDNKVVRISKPVQNIKHAFIGILPAMAGVLVLILISLYIVASLLTSKLIEPMKIASRSIESILSGEEIIDTKTYEELQPFIRTIDIQKKEIEYSIDQLKKSEKFRREFTANVSHELKTPLTSIIGFAEMIETGMAKDDDIKRSASIIYKEGNRLLGLIDSIIKLSQLDDLSIKRDLTEIDLFSIGEFVYSNLLNSAKEKNIYLNLEGQHTKIKGNQRMIEDLIFNLVDNAIKYNKINGKVDIEIYSDSKWGIVKVSDTGIGIPLKYQDRIFERFYRVDKSRSKKINGTGLGLSIVKHTVEYHGGQLSISSVEDEGTIIVVRLPNIDNK, from the coding sequence TTGGAAAGAAAAATCTATTATAATCTTGCGGCCATAGCAACTATAACAGCAATTATAACCTCCATAGTACTAGTATTTTTGTTCTATGACTTCTATAATCCAGAGGATATTACCGATATAGTTAAAATAGATACTTATGATTATGATTCTGTACCTGAGGCGAAGGATTCAAACTCCTACTATGATTTAAACATAGATAATAAGGTAGTCAGAATATCTAAACCTGTTCAAAATATTAAACACGCCTTTATAGGAATATTGCCTGCCATGGCAGGAGTATTGGTCTTAATCCTAATTTCCCTATATATAGTTGCTTCCCTCTTAACATCTAAATTAATAGAACCCATGAAAATAGCATCTAGAAGCATTGAAAGCATATTATCAGGAGAAGAAATAATAGATACTAAAACCTATGAGGAACTTCAACCTTTTATTAGAACCATAGACATACAGAAAAAGGAAATTGAATACTCTATCGACCAACTAAAGAAATCGGAAAAATTTAGACGAGAATTTACTGCAAATGTATCCCATGAACTCAAGACTCCACTAACGTCTATTATTGGATTTGCTGAAATGATAGAAACTGGAATGGCTAAAGATGATGACATTAAAAGATCTGCCTCTATTATTTATAAGGAAGGAAATAGACTTTTAGGTTTAATAGATTCTATAATCAAATTATCCCAACTAGATGATTTATCTATTAAAAGAGATTTAACTGAAATAGACTTATTCTCAATTGGAGAATTTGTATATTCAAACCTATTAAATAGTGCAAAAGAAAAAAATATATATTTAAATCTAGAAGGGCAACATACTAAAATCAAGGGAAATCAAAGGATGATTGAAGATCTCATATTTAATTTAGTAGATAATGCTATTAAATATAATAAAATAAACGGTAAGGTAGATATTGAGATTTATTCTGATAGTAAATGGGGCATAGTTAAAGTAAGTGATACAGGTATTGGAATACCATTAAAATATCAGGATAGAATATTTGAAAGATTTTACAGAGTAGATAAATCCCGCTCTAAAAAGATTAATGGTACTGGTCTAGGTCTATCTATAGTTAAACATACTGTTGAATACCATGGTGGACAATTATCTATTTCCAGTGTAGAAGATGAAGGAACCATCATAGTAGTTAGATTACCTAATATTGATAATAAATAA
- a CDS encoding DUF2089 domain-containing protein → MKREVIGKCPVCGEELFVTKLSCHKCHTHIEGNFSLCKFCKLTDDQKHFVEIFMKSRGNIKEIEKELGISYPTVRGRLENVIEALGYSPKYNEPTVNKKEVLEKLNSGEITSEEALKLLQGE, encoded by the coding sequence ATGAAAAGAGAAGTAATAGGCAAATGTCCAGTTTGTGGAGAAGAACTTTTTGTAACAAAACTTAGTTGTCACAAATGTCATACTCATATAGAAGGTAATTTTTCACTTTGTAAGTTTTGTAAACTTACAGATGATCAAAAACACTTTGTAGAAATATTTATGAAAAGCAGAGGTAATATAAAGGAAATAGAAAAAGAATTAGGTATATCATATCCAACTGTAAGGGGAAGGCTTGAAAATGTAATTGAGGCCTTAGGTTATAGTCCAAAGTACAATGAACCTACAGTTAATAAGAAAGAAGTTCTTGAGAAATTAAATAGTGGTGAAATAACATCTGAAGAAGCCCTTAAACTTCTTCAAGGTGAATAA
- a CDS encoding PLP-dependent aminotransferase family protein, translating to MSLNYAKRMDNIRASEIRELLKLTQQPGIISFAGGLPAPESFPIEEFIKIGREVLEKTGTQALQYGPTEGYGPLREAIAKRMEKVKVDVKAENILITSGSQQGLDFAAKVFINPGDIIVCESPTYLGAINAFKAYEPEFIEVSTDKDGMNMEELEEVLKNNDKVKFIYVIPDFQNPSGKTWSVERRMKLIDLANEYNVAIIEDNPYGELRFEGEILPAVKHFDTEGRVAFLGTFSKILCPGLRLGWVAADTEFLNKFILVKQGADLQSSTVSQMETAKFLEDYNIDEHIKKIIDLYRVRRDLMMKTIEEEFPQGVTYTYPEGGLFTWVVLPEYMNARELALKALEENVAYVPGGSFFPNGGNENTFRLNYSNMDEEKIVEGIKRLGKVIREAVK from the coding sequence ATGTCATTAAACTATGCAAAGCGTATGGACAATATTAGAGCTTCAGAAATTAGAGAGTTGTTAAAATTAACTCAGCAACCAGGTATAATCTCATTTGCTGGTGGATTACCAGCTCCAGAATCATTTCCAATAGAAGAATTTATTAAAATTGGAAGAGAAGTTCTAGAAAAAACAGGAACTCAAGCACTACAATATGGTCCAACTGAGGGTTATGGGCCACTTAGGGAAGCCATAGCTAAGAGAATGGAAAAAGTGAAAGTAGATGTAAAAGCTGAAAACATATTAATAACCAGCGGTTCACAACAGGGATTAGATTTTGCTGCTAAAGTATTTATAAATCCTGGAGATATTATAGTATGTGAAAGCCCTACTTATTTAGGAGCTATCAATGCATTTAAGGCTTATGAACCAGAATTCATAGAAGTATCTACTGATAAAGATGGTATGAATATGGAAGAATTAGAAGAAGTATTAAAAAACAATGATAAAGTTAAATTTATCTATGTTATTCCAGATTTCCAAAATCCATCAGGCAAGACTTGGTCAGTAGAGAGAAGAATGAAGTTAATAGACCTAGCTAATGAATATAATGTAGCCATAATAGAAGATAATCCTTATGGAGAATTAAGATTTGAAGGAGAAATACTACCAGCTGTAAAACATTTTGATACAGAAGGAAGAGTAGCTTTCTTAGGTACATTTTCTAAAATACTTTGCCCTGGATTAAGACTTGGTTGGGTAGCAGCTGATACTGAATTCTTAAATAAGTTTATACTTGTAAAACAGGGAGCAGACCTTCAATCAAGTACTGTATCACAGATGGAGACAGCAAAGTTCCTAGAGGATTATAATATAGATGAGCATATTAAGAAAATAATTGATTTATATAGAGTTAGAAGAGACTTAATGATGAAAACCATAGAAGAAGAATTCCCACAAGGAGTTACTTATACGTATCCAGAGGGAGGACTATTTACTTGGGTAGTATTACCTGAATATATGAATGCTAGAGAATTAGCATTGAAAGCATTGGAAGAAAACGTTGCTTATGTACCAGGTGGTTCTTTCTTCCCTAATGGTGGAAATGAAAATACTTTTAGATTAAATTATTCTAATATGGATGAAGAAAAAATAGTAGAAGGTATAAAAAGACTTGGAAAAGTAATAAGAGAAGCAGTTAAATAA
- a CDS encoding DUF5711 family protein, with protein sequence MESDKRDSSPKGLKIFIIIFLGLSIFLLNEKNQERLITFFNSIGVKEKTLELVDSFKDKESLVSVNLYDNNIIRWNGNKLSFLKSDGSIILEKEFNFTDPFIYYGQKNIYVTDRSTGDIYYLDKNGQTIYRNQINKEIFNLKESNGYIIYHIKEAGEESITILDKDNAIIGSTSYEDKNILTYEVNKNGKKRVLSSLDFKGNVLKSQIEVYGENNEKLSSLDIEGEIAVYLQFISKDKIIVLTDYNIYCIKEDEVLWKKQFDLIKDIYIGEDIYILYSNYLEVIDFDGNTKNKIGFTEDYGKIMDFNGKILVYGEKGMSIIEGNKEILKYTDEIKEVEISKNNILIWNNDEIKIYRFSNK encoded by the coding sequence ATGGAGAGCGATAAAAGGGATAGTAGTCCTAAAGGACTTAAAATATTTATTATTATATTTCTTGGTTTAAGTATATTTTTATTAAATGAGAAAAATCAAGAAAGATTAATTACATTTTTCAATTCCATAGGAGTGAAGGAGAAGACTTTAGAATTAGTAGATTCCTTTAAAGATAAGGAGTCTTTAGTTAGTGTAAATCTATATGATAATAATATAATTAGATGGAATGGGAATAAACTAAGTTTTCTAAAAAGTGATGGAAGTATTATTTTAGAAAAAGAATTTAATTTTACAGATCCTTTTATATATTATGGACAAAAGAATATTTATGTGACAGATAGGTCAACGGGAGATATTTATTATTTAGATAAAAATGGACAAACCATATATAGGAATCAAATAAATAAAGAAATATTTAATTTAAAGGAAAGCAATGGATATATTATATATCATATAAAAGAGGCTGGGGAGGAAAGCATAACAATATTAGATAAAGATAATGCCATAATTGGTAGTACTTCATATGAAGATAAGAATATACTTACATATGAGGTAAATAAAAATGGCAAAAAAAGAGTATTGTCATCCTTAGACTTTAAAGGAAATGTTTTGAAGTCTCAAATAGAAGTATATGGAGAAAATAACGAGAAGTTAAGTTCTTTAGATATAGAAGGAGAAATAGCAGTATACCTCCAGTTTATATCAAAAGATAAAATAATTGTCTTAACTGATTATAATATTTATTGTATTAAAGAAGATGAAGTATTATGGAAAAAACAATTTGATTTAATAAAAGATATTTATATAGGAGAAGATATATATATATTATATAGTAACTATTTAGAAGTTATAGATTTTGATGGGAATACTAAAAATAAAATAGGGTTTACTGAGGATTACGGAAAAATAATGGATTTTAATGGAAAGATATTAGTTTATGGGGAAAAAGGTATGTCCATAATAGAAGGAAATAAGGAAATATTAAAATACACTGATGAAATAAAAGAAGTGGAGATTAGTAAAAATAATATACTGATTTGGAATAATGATGAGATTAAAATCTATAGATTTTCTAATAAATAG
- a CDS encoding response regulator transcription factor, with amino-acid sequence MVYCVEDDESIRQLVLYALKNNGFETKGFENGDDLYTELQHTIPDLILLDIMLPGDDGYKILDNIRKNHNTKDIPVIILTAKTNEYDKVKGLDMGADDYISKPFGVMELISRVNAVLRRSLKTDNKDSILSIGNLTIDESKRTVTVDNKEINLTFKEFELLLYLLRNKNMVLSRDKIMNEVWETDFEGESRTVDVHVRTLRLKLGDAGKIIQTIRNVGYKIGG; translated from the coding sequence ATGGTTTACTGTGTTGAAGACGATGAAAGCATCAGACAATTAGTCTTATATGCGTTAAAAAACAATGGCTTTGAAACTAAAGGTTTCGAAAATGGTGATGATCTATATACTGAACTCCAACATACAATACCTGATTTAATTTTATTAGATATAATGTTACCTGGAGATGATGGATATAAGATATTAGATAATATAAGGAAAAATCATAATACTAAAGATATACCAGTAATAATTCTTACTGCAAAAACTAATGAATATGATAAGGTAAAGGGACTTGATATGGGAGCAGATGATTATATTTCAAAACCCTTTGGTGTAATGGAACTAATATCTAGAGTCAATGCTGTTCTTCGTAGAAGCCTTAAAACAGATAATAAAGATAGTATTTTATCTATAGGTAATCTTACTATAGATGAAAGCAAACGTACTGTAACTGTAGACAATAAAGAGATCAATTTAACCTTTAAGGAATTTGAACTTCTTCTATATCTTCTTAGAAATAAAAATATGGTTTTATCCCGTGATAAGATAATGAATGAAGTATGGGAAACTGATTTTGAAGGAGAAAGTAGAACTGTAGATGTTCATGTAAGAACCCTAAGATTAAAACTAGGCGATGCTGGTAAAATTATTCAAACCATAAGAAATGTTGGATATAAGATAGGAGGATAA